In Euphorbia lathyris chromosome 9, ddEupLath1.1, whole genome shotgun sequence, the following are encoded in one genomic region:
- the LOC136206056 gene encoding uncharacterized protein isoform X2: MKPNLITSNSIHASTSLTHTYPIPFPRPSKSLSYHSISLPLHLFNPCRCTPICFSKPTKQSNSINEVLSDSYVESDGRSNGTLGEEDLERNLNMQVGNQIVPSFIQPFTKFSSTDQAFFLLSFIACTTSVAFTSLVIAAIPTLNAMRRAATSLSKLADTAREELPSTMASIRLSGMEISDLTLELSDLSQEIADGVKKSAQAVQAAEAGVRQIGALAHQHTICAAKKTSNAVGQATKNLMNMISRGELRTENEDSDGIERVDI; this comes from the exons ATGAAACCCAATCTTATTACCTCCAATTCCATTCATGCTTCCACTTCTCTAACTCATACATATCCAATTCCATTTCCTCGACCTTCAAAATCACTCTCATATCATTCCATTTCGTTACCTCTCCATCTATTCAACCCTTGTCGTTGTACTCCTATTTGCTTTTCTAAGCCCACCAAGCAATCTAATTCCATCAACGAAGTATTGTCAGATTCCTACGTCGAATCGGACGGGCGTTCGAATGGAACTCTTGGCGAAGAGGATTTAGAGAGGAATTTGAATATGCAAGTGGGGAATCAAATTGTCCCCTCGTTTATTCAGCCGTTCACTAAGTTTAGCTCGACTGATCAAGCTTTCTTTCTCTTGTCATTTATTGCTTGCACG ACTTCTGTAGCATTTACAAGCCTTGTCATTGCTGCCATCCCAACACTCAAT GCTATGAGGAGAGCTGCAACATCTCTTTCAAAGTTAGCAGATACTGCACGTGAGGAACTCCCAAGTACAATGGCTTCCATTAGGCTTTCCGGCATGGAAATTAGTGATCTCACGTTGGAACTAAGTGATTTGAG CCAGGAGATAGCTGATGGAGTCAAAAAATCAGCTCAGGCTGTACAAGCAGCAGAAGCTGGTGTTCGGCAGATTGGTGCACTTGCCCATCAACACACCATCT GCGCTGCGAAGAAGACGTCGAATGCTGTTGGTCAAGCCACGAAGAACTTGATGAATATGATATCAAGAGGGGAATTAAGAACGGAAAATGAGGATAGTGATGGTATTGAAAGGGTGGATATTTAA
- the LOC136206056 gene encoding uncharacterized protein isoform X1, which produces MKPNLITSNSIHASTSLTHTYPIPFPRPSKSLSYHSISLPLHLFNPCRCTPICFSKPTKQSNSINEVLSDSYVESDGRSNGTLGEEDLERNLNMQVGNQIVPSFIQPFTKFSSTDQAFFLLSFIACTTSVAFTSLVIAAIPTLNAMRRAATSLSKLADTAREELPSTMASIRLSGMEISDLTLELSDLSQEIADGVKKSAQAVQAAEAGVRQIGALAHQHTISMIQERASLPIISLRPVVAGAAKKTSNAVGQATKNLMNMISRGELRTENEDSDGIERVDI; this is translated from the exons ATGAAACCCAATCTTATTACCTCCAATTCCATTCATGCTTCCACTTCTCTAACTCATACATATCCAATTCCATTTCCTCGACCTTCAAAATCACTCTCATATCATTCCATTTCGTTACCTCTCCATCTATTCAACCCTTGTCGTTGTACTCCTATTTGCTTTTCTAAGCCCACCAAGCAATCTAATTCCATCAACGAAGTATTGTCAGATTCCTACGTCGAATCGGACGGGCGTTCGAATGGAACTCTTGGCGAAGAGGATTTAGAGAGGAATTTGAATATGCAAGTGGGGAATCAAATTGTCCCCTCGTTTATTCAGCCGTTCACTAAGTTTAGCTCGACTGATCAAGCTTTCTTTCTCTTGTCATTTATTGCTTGCACG ACTTCTGTAGCATTTACAAGCCTTGTCATTGCTGCCATCCCAACACTCAAT GCTATGAGGAGAGCTGCAACATCTCTTTCAAAGTTAGCAGATACTGCACGTGAGGAACTCCCAAGTACAATGGCTTCCATTAGGCTTTCCGGCATGGAAATTAGTGATCTCACGTTGGAACTAAGTGATTTGAG CCAGGAGATAGCTGATGGAGTCAAAAAATCAGCTCAGGCTGTACAAGCAGCAGAAGCTGGTGTTCGGCAGATTGGTGCACTTGCCCATCAACACACCATCT CAATGATTCAAGAGAGGGCAAGTTTGCCCATCATCTCACTGCGGCCTGTGGTTGCAGGCGCTGCGAAGAAGACGTCGAATGCTGTTGGTCAAGCCACGAAGAACTTGATGAATATGATATCAAGAGGGGAATTAAGAACGGAAAATGAGGATAGTGATGGTATTGAAAGGGTGGATATTTAA